One segment of Phaeacidiphilus oryzae TH49 DNA contains the following:
- the rplK gene encoding 50S ribosomal protein L11, which yields MPPKKKKVTGLIKLQINAGAANPAPPVGPALGQHGVNIMEFCKAYNAATESQRGMVVPVEITVYEDRSFTFITKTPPAAKLILKAAGVEKGSGEPHTTKVAKLTRDQVREIATTKMPDLNANDLDAAEKIIAGTARSMGVTVEG from the coding sequence ATGCCTCCCAAGAAGAAGAAGGTCACTGGGCTGATCAAGCTCCAGATCAACGCCGGTGCGGCCAACCCCGCCCCGCCCGTTGGTCCGGCGCTCGGCCAGCACGGCGTCAACATCATGGAGTTCTGCAAGGCCTACAACGCCGCGACCGAGTCGCAGCGTGGCATGGTCGTGCCGGTGGAGATCACGGTCTACGAGGACCGCTCCTTCACCTTCATCACCAAGACCCCGCCGGCCGCGAAGCTGATCCTCAAGGCCGCGGGCGTGGAGAAGGGCTCCGGCGAGCCGCACACGACCAAGGTCGCGAAGCTGACCCGCGACCAGGTCCGTGAGATCGCCACGACCAAGATGCCCGACCTGAACGCCAACGACCTGGACGCCGCGGAGAAGATCATCGCCGGCACCGCCCGGTCGATGGGCGTCACCGTCGAGGGCTGA
- the secE gene encoding preprotein translocase subunit SecE — MTETVGSTATPERGRPESDDKRSAPPRRKRSRKSERKGFFARAARFYRQIISELRKVVWPTRNELVTYTSVVIVFVVIIMAVVYGLDYGFSKLSFLVFG; from the coding sequence GTGACGGAGACAGTGGGCTCCACCGCGACGCCTGAGCGTGGTCGGCCGGAGAGCGACGACAAGCGCAGTGCCCCCCCGCGTCGCAAGCGCTCCCGGAAGAGCGAGCGCAAGGGATTCTTCGCGCGGGCCGCCCGCTTCTATCGCCAGATCATCTCCGAGCTCCGCAAGGTCGTCTGGCCCACCCGCAACGAACTGGTGACGTACACCTCGGTCGTCATCGTCTTCGTCGTGATCATCATGGCGGTCGTCTACGGCCTGGACTACGGCTTCTCCAAGCTCTCTTTCCTGGTCTTCGGCTGA
- the rplA gene encoding 50S ribosomal protein L1 yields the protein MKRTKAQKAAEEKIDRERIYAPLEAIRLAKDVASTKFDQTVEVAMRLGVDPRKADQMVRSTVNLPHGTGKTARVLVFATGDRAAAAEAAGADIVGADELIDEVSKGRLDFDAVVATPDLMGKVGRLGRVLGPRGLMPNPKTGTVTPDVAKAVNEIKGGKIEFRVDRHSNLHFIIGKASFDTEKLVENYAAALDEVLRAKPSAAKGRYIKKVTVSTTMGPGIPVDPNRTRNLLVEEDPAAV from the coding sequence GTGAAGCGCACCAAGGCCCAGAAGGCCGCCGAGGAGAAGATCGACCGCGAGCGGATCTACGCCCCGCTCGAGGCCATCCGCCTCGCCAAGGACGTCGCCTCGACCAAGTTCGACCAGACCGTCGAGGTCGCCATGCGCCTGGGTGTCGACCCGCGCAAGGCCGACCAGATGGTCCGCAGCACCGTGAACCTCCCGCACGGCACCGGTAAGACCGCCCGGGTCCTGGTCTTCGCGACCGGTGACCGTGCCGCGGCCGCGGAGGCTGCGGGCGCCGACATCGTCGGCGCCGACGAGCTGATCGACGAGGTCTCGAAGGGCCGCCTGGACTTCGACGCCGTCGTCGCCACCCCGGACCTGATGGGCAAGGTCGGCCGCCTGGGCCGCGTGCTCGGTCCGCGTGGCCTGATGCCGAACCCGAAGACCGGCACCGTGACCCCGGACGTCGCCAAGGCCGTCAACGAGATCAAGGGCGGCAAGATCGAGTTCCGGGTCGACCGGCACTCGAACCTCCACTTCATCATCGGCAAGGCGTCCTTCGACACCGAGAAGCTGGTGGAGAACTACGCCGCGGCGCTGGACGAGGTCCTCCGGGCCAAGCCGTCCGCCGCCAAGGGCCGGTACATCAAGAAGGTGACCGTCAGCACCACCATGGGCCCGGGCATCCCGGTCGACCCGAACCGCACCCGCAACCTCCTCGTCGAGGAGGACCCCGCGGCCGTGTGA
- the nusG gene encoding transcription termination/antitermination protein NusG, producing the protein MGEQDAQPSDAEQIVDAVDGTDETEGAEDEVQAADEAQAGVPAEEEALSVVSDEQAESVEETDEAEAGDAEADADTEADADTEAGADTEAGDAEAAADAEEAEDEDPVATFREELRRAPGEWYVIHTYAGYENRVKANLEQRAVSLNVEDYIYQAEVPQEEVVQIKNGDRKTIRQNKLPGYVLVRMDLTNESWGVVRNTPGVTGFVGNAYDPYPLTLDEVVKMLAPEVEAKAAKEAGKPSPVRPSEVQVLDFEVGDSVTVTDGPFATLQATINEINPDSKKVKGLVEIFGRETPVELSFDQIQKN; encoded by the coding sequence CTGGGGGAGCAGGACGCGCAGCCCAGCGACGCCGAGCAGATCGTCGACGCCGTCGACGGCACCGACGAGACCGAGGGCGCCGAGGACGAGGTCCAGGCGGCCGACGAGGCCCAGGCCGGCGTCCCCGCCGAGGAGGAGGCCCTCTCCGTCGTCTCCGACGAGCAGGCCGAGTCCGTCGAGGAGACCGACGAGGCCGAGGCCGGCGACGCCGAGGCCGACGCGGACACCGAGGCCGACGCGGACACCGAGGCCGGCGCGGACACCGAGGCCGGCGACGCCGAGGCAGCGGCGGACGCCGAGGAGGCCGAGGACGAGGACCCGGTCGCCACCTTCCGCGAGGAGCTCCGCCGCGCTCCCGGCGAGTGGTACGTGATCCACACCTACGCCGGCTACGAGAACCGCGTGAAGGCCAACCTGGAGCAGCGGGCGGTCTCGCTGAACGTCGAGGACTACATCTACCAGGCCGAGGTGCCGCAGGAAGAGGTCGTCCAGATCAAGAACGGCGACCGCAAGACCATCCGCCAGAACAAGCTCCCCGGCTACGTCCTGGTGCGGATGGACCTCACCAACGAGTCCTGGGGCGTCGTCCGCAACACCCCCGGCGTGACGGGCTTCGTCGGCAACGCCTACGACCCGTACCCGCTGACTCTGGACGAGGTCGTCAAGATGCTCGCCCCCGAGGTCGAGGCCAAGGCGGCCAAGGAGGCCGGCAAGCCCTCCCCGGTCCGCCCCTCCGAGGTGCAGGTCCTGGACTTCGAGGTCGGCGACTCGGTCACCGTCACCGACGGCCCCTTCGCCACCCTCCAGGCGACCATCAACGAGATCAACCCGGACTCCAAGAAGGTCAAGGGCCTGGTCGAGATCTTCGGCCGGGAGACCCCGGTCGAGCTCTCCTTCGACCAGATCCAGAAGAACTGA